One Pyrofollis japonicus DNA window includes the following coding sequences:
- a CDS encoding cysteine hydrolase family protein, which translates to MRPIKGLRVNVPEIPVEESVVLDADKTALIIVDMQNDFVKPGGKLRVPAAEATIEPIKKLLEKARKHQVMTIFTQDTHYLDDPEFKIWGEHVVKGTWGWEIIDELKPVKGEIVVEKTRYDGFYGTPIDDLLRVHGIQNVIVVGTVANICVLHTAASAALRWYKVYMPLNAISALNDFDYYVALRQVSFLYRGVLVEKAEAIEFRGTGKWRRA; encoded by the coding sequence ATGAGACCGATCAAGGGACTACGTGTTAATGTACCTGAGATACCGGTAGAAGAGAGCGTTGTCTTAGACGCTGATAAGACAGCCCTTATAATTGTTGATATGCAGAATGATTTCGTGAAGCCTGGTGGCAAGCTCCGTGTCCCAGCAGCCGAGGCAACTATAGAGCCGATCAAGAAGCTTCTCGAAAAAGCTAGGAAACACCAAGTAATGACAATATTCACACAGGATACCCATTACCTTGATGACCCAGAGTTCAAGATATGGGGCGAACACGTCGTTAAGGGGACGTGGGGCTGGGAGATAATAGATGAGCTTAAGCCGGTTAAGGGGGAGATAGTTGTAGAGAAGACTCGTTACGATGGCTTCTACGGCACCCCTATTGATGACTTGCTCCGCGTGCATGGAATACAGAACGTAATTGTTGTCGGGACTGTTGCGAATATCTGTGTTCTCCATACAGCTGCGAGCGCAGCACTAAGGTGGTACAAGGTATACATGCCGCTCAACGCGATCAGCGCGTTAAACGATTTTGACTACTATGTCGCGCTTCGCCAAGTATCATTCCTCTACAGGGGTGTTCTAGTCGAGAAGGCAGAAGCTATAGAGTTTAGAGGAACTGGGAAGTGGAGGCGGGCATAA
- a CDS encoding DUF5622 domain-containing protein, producing the protein MGGKHGKYAYVQRNDGWYVKVRVLKSRAENDPTRYIVIGPKRKDAPPTYPVLREDEVPEEVRKQLYEI; encoded by the coding sequence ATGGGTGGAAAACACGGCAAGTACGCCTACGTACAGAGAAACGATGGATGGTATGTTAAGGTAAGGGTGTTGAAGAGCAGAGCTGAAAACGACCCGACAAGGTACATTGTTATAGGCCCTAAGAGGAAAGACGCTCCTCCAACGTATCCCGTACTCCGCGAAGACGAGGTACCGGAGGAGGTAAGGAAACAACTATACGAGATCTAA
- a CDS encoding DUF1028 domain-containing protein has translation MTYSVLAYDPLLGQAGIAVVSGSVAVGSRVPWARHGVGVVATQAYTNPALGPIVLEYLSKSYTAEEALRQALARDPSPAHRQVAVIDYRGDIAIHDGDWTPQWHGYVVHPSEPVVCIANLVKGPSVCEDAVEAFESSRGSLAERLIAAIDAAHRAGGDRRGDRSAALIVVGQTEYTPYYDRIVDLRVDLAADPVKALKKLYVAYTEGT, from the coding sequence TTGACATACAGTGTGCTAGCATATGATCCCCTACTCGGTCAAGCAGGCATAGCAGTTGTATCTGGAAGCGTAGCGGTCGGCTCCAGAGTGCCCTGGGCTAGGCACGGGGTCGGCGTTGTAGCTACACAGGCTTATACAAACCCAGCACTCGGCCCCATAGTGCTCGAGTATCTCTCCAAGTCCTACACAGCCGAGGAGGCACTCCGCCAGGCCCTAGCACGTGACCCTAGCCCAGCACATAGACAAGTAGCAGTCATAGACTATAGAGGAGACATAGCTATCCACGACGGGGATTGGACTCCTCAGTGGCATGGATACGTTGTGCATCCATCCGAGCCTGTTGTTTGTATTGCGAACCTTGTGAAGGGTCCAAGCGTGTGCGAGGATGCAGTAGAGGCCTTCGAGTCTTCGCGTGGAAGTCTTGCTGAGAGATTAATTGCAGCAATTGATGCCGCGCACCGTGCTGGCGGAGATAGAAGAGGCGATCGCTCGGCAGCACTTATTGTTGTAGGACAAACAGAGTACACCCCGTACTATGACAGGATAGTTGATCTACGCGTTGACTTGGCTGCCGATCCTGTTAAGGCGCTGAAAAAACTCTACGTAGCATATACCGAAGGCACTTAA
- a CDS encoding DUF357 domain-containing protein → MVSLEEVEPSKRVEVYIANVEAALDKVKNKVSDPSVKHVVELVERYIADAKYYLEKGDVFTALADIAYAEGLLDALRWLGIVEFEWKKPSELLSRPKVVVAGTFDLIHPGHIGLLREAWRLGRVYAIVARDESVRKMKGREPIVPEEQRLQVVSAIRYVYSARLGSKTDFLEPLREIKPDIVLLGPDQWADEEWLQKRLEAEGIRAKVLRLKERIECPLCSSTAIACRALRVIPRELCNKLEVEED, encoded by the coding sequence GTGGTTAGCTTAGAAGAAGTTGAGCCGAGCAAGAGGGTTGAGGTCTACATAGCTAATGTTGAGGCTGCTCTCGACAAGGTAAAGAATAAGGTAAGTGATCCGAGCGTAAAACATGTTGTTGAGCTAGTTGAGAGATATATAGCTGATGCAAAGTACTATCTTGAGAAAGGCGACGTGTTTACGGCGTTAGCCGATATAGCCTATGCTGAAGGGCTTCTCGATGCGCTACGCTGGCTAGGCATAGTGGAGTTTGAGTGGAAGAAGCCGTCTGAGCTACTGAGTAGGCCAAAGGTAGTCGTGGCAGGCACCTTTGACCTTATTCATCCCGGACATATAGGGCTTCTGCGCGAGGCTTGGAGACTAGGCAGGGTCTACGCGATAGTTGCGAGAGACGAATCAGTGCGTAAGATGAAGGGTAGAGAGCCCATTGTGCCGGAGGAGCAGCGCCTACAAGTCGTATCCGCTATAAGATACGTTTATAGTGCTAGGCTTGGCAGCAAAACAGACTTTCTCGAGCCCCTCCGCGAGATAAAACCAGACATAGTTCTCCTTGGGCCAGATCAGTGGGCTGACGAGGAATGGCTGCAAAAGAGGCTGGAAGCCGAGGGTATACGAGCAAAGGTTCTTAGACTTAAGGAACGGATCGAGTGCCCTCTTTGCAGCTCAACCGCAATAGCGTGTAGAGCGCTGAGGGTTATACCTAGAGAGCTCTGTAACAAGCTCGAAGTAGAAGAAGATTAA
- a CDS encoding YkgJ family cysteine cluster protein, translating into MGTDARLDEYEEYTARLIRLRASDMFRFRCTRCGRCCSGGPNVSLTIFDVVRMARFLEIDWKSFLKGYVKVIIADLMPHMLLRGDDKGRCLFLAEKPSGEKLCVIYPARPMRCRLYPVLVEDLSGKHVFLDPRSPGVGQGPERPLPRKLISHYIWERREHYKRLYKLIFDDGMAPLKALYKSLEDAWREAEAGAKWADLDYLESLGST; encoded by the coding sequence ATGGGTACAGATGCGCGGCTTGACGAGTATGAAGAGTATACTGCTAGGCTCATAAGACTGCGAGCCAGCGACATGTTTCGCTTTCGTTGTACACGTTGTGGTAGGTGTTGCAGCGGTGGTCCTAATGTGTCCTTAACGATATTTGATGTCGTCAGGATGGCTAGGTTTCTGGAGATCGACTGGAAGAGCTTCTTGAAGGGTTACGTAAAGGTTATAATCGCGGATCTTATGCCTCACATGCTTCTTCGCGGCGATGATAAGGGTCGATGCCTCTTCTTAGCAGAGAAGCCTTCGGGAGAAAAGCTATGCGTAATTTACCCCGCAAGGCCTATGAGGTGCCGGCTGTATCCAGTACTAGTGGAGGACTTATCTGGTAAGCATGTTTTCCTGGATCCACGTTCTCCCGGGGTAGGACAAGGACCCGAGAGGCCGCTGCCACGTAAACTAATTAGCCACTATATTTGGGAGCGAAGAGAGCATTATAAGAGGCTCTACAAACTTATCTTCGATGATGGCATGGCTCCTCTCAAGGCTCTCTACAAGTCGCTTGAGGATGCGTGGCGGGAAGCGGAGGCAGGTGCTAAATGGGCTGACCTCGATTATCTCGAGAGCCTTGGCTCTACGTAG
- a CDS encoding ABC transporter substrate-binding protein: MSRTGLIVATVIVILLVAGIAIYYSKGGGKTSTTTPTTATSPTTAPSTSSTPLTSSPQTTTTISTPTGTVTTTIAGTATGLPKEIPIGLAIAVSGGYAVDGPRRLKGALLAIEEMNKLLEQAGAPFRFKPIHEDTKANPQEAVNVVKRFISNGIQVIIGPLSTSETAAVMPIANDAHVVVISPSSTGKAAAFPDDYVFRMPPPDTAQGPALAKLIYNLGYRKLVIIARNDDYGRGLAELVKNTFTKLGGKAEMILYHPEKQDLSQEVNTLAAKVSKFGADKKTAVLIIAFDNDGRQILERASKIDVLGKVQWFGPDSMARKTFVQVPEIAAFLEKVHILITKPAIARNPVTEHFEKLYEQKYGEKPTPYAYYAYDAAWIAMLSVLTAGKYDGEAIKAVLPTVAFHFMGATGHKVLDKNGDAAIADYTISTVVKTDGGYAFKDIGILHGATGAVEWYKS, from the coding sequence TTGAGCAGAACAGGCCTCATCGTCGCAACCGTTATTGTAATCCTCCTTGTTGCTGGAATAGCTATATACTATTCCAAGGGTGGAGGTAAGACATCAACAACAACTCCAACAACAGCTACGAGTCCGACTACAGCCCCATCTACATCATCAACACCGCTTACGTCAAGTCCGCAAACCACGACCACGATCTCAACACCTACTGGTACAGTGACAACAACCATCGCTGGTACTGCAACTGGGCTCCCTAAGGAGATTCCTATAGGTCTCGCAATAGCAGTCAGCGGTGGCTACGCAGTAGACGGTCCTCGCCGACTAAAGGGCGCACTACTAGCAATTGAGGAAATGAATAAACTTCTTGAGCAAGCCGGCGCTCCATTCCGCTTTAAGCCAATACACGAAGACACTAAGGCCAATCCACAGGAAGCAGTTAATGTAGTTAAGAGGTTCATAAGCAACGGCATACAAGTGATCATTGGACCGCTTTCAACAAGCGAAACGGCTGCAGTAATGCCTATAGCAAATGATGCCCACGTTGTCGTCATAAGCCCCAGCAGCACTGGCAAGGCAGCAGCCTTCCCCGATGACTATGTGTTCAGAATGCCCCCACCCGATACAGCACAGGGACCAGCACTCGCCAAGCTAATCTATAACCTAGGGTACAGGAAGCTCGTCATAATAGCCCGCAACGACGACTATGGTCGTGGCCTCGCAGAGCTAGTAAAGAACACGTTTACGAAGCTCGGCGGAAAAGCCGAAATGATACTCTACCACCCCGAGAAGCAGGACCTTAGCCAGGAGGTAAACACGCTTGCAGCAAAGGTCTCGAAATTCGGCGCCGACAAGAAGACAGCAGTACTCATAATAGCATTCGATAACGACGGTCGCCAGATACTCGAAAGAGCATCAAAGATAGATGTGCTAGGAAAGGTCCAGTGGTTCGGACCAGACTCAATGGCGCGAAAGACCTTCGTACAAGTACCCGAAATAGCTGCATTCCTCGAAAAAGTACACATACTAATAACAAAGCCAGCAATAGCCCGTAACCCGGTAACTGAGCACTTCGAGAAACTATATGAGCAAAAGTACGGCGAGAAACCAACACCATATGCATACTATGCATACGATGCTGCTTGGATAGCGATGCTAAGCGTACTAACGGCTGGCAAGTACGATGGTGAAGCCATTAAGGCTGTTCTACCAACAGTAGCGTTCCACTTCATGGGAGCAACTGGCCACAAGGTGCTCGATAAGAATGGTGACGCTGCGATAGCCGACTATACAATATCAACTGTGGTAAAGACTGACGGAGGATACGCGTTCAAGGACATAGGTATACTGCATGGAGCTACTGGCGCTGTTGAATGGTACAAGAGCTAA
- a CDS encoding ABC transporter ATP-binding protein, which produces MPHTVALRTVDLKKYFGGIRALDGVSIEIREGEFVGLIGPNGSGKTTLFNVISGVYKPDSGKVYFYDKDVTGLPPHDLYKLGLVRSFQIPRLWMNMTVTENAATAARERYGANPVSSVLKRRLWVNWERDESERGLAGKVFSTLEKLSLIRVLLNPAHSVSGGQMKLTDISRALVGEAKLLLLDEPTAGVAPKLSRDIFRTLEALNREGLTIFVIEHRLEVLFDYVERVIVMHEGRVLTEGTPDEVVNDPRVLDAYLGEA; this is translated from the coding sequence ATGCCTCATACGGTTGCTCTACGAACAGTTGATTTGAAAAAATATTTCGGAGGTATACGTGCGTTAGACGGTGTAAGTATTGAGATCCGGGAAGGCGAGTTCGTAGGGTTAATAGGGCCCAACGGTAGTGGTAAGACGACGCTCTTCAACGTTATTTCTGGCGTTTACAAGCCCGATAGCGGTAAAGTTTACTTCTACGATAAGGATGTAACGGGTCTTCCTCCTCACGATCTCTACAAGCTTGGCCTTGTAAGGAGTTTCCAGATCCCGCGCCTCTGGATGAACATGACGGTAACAGAGAATGCTGCGACAGCTGCCCGCGAAAGGTATGGGGCCAACCCGGTTTCTTCTGTACTCAAGCGCCGACTATGGGTTAATTGGGAACGCGATGAGAGCGAGAGAGGTCTTGCTGGAAAGGTCTTCAGCACACTTGAAAAGCTCTCACTTATTCGTGTTCTCCTCAACCCTGCTCACAGTGTTAGCGGTGGCCAGATGAAGCTGACAGACATATCCCGCGCCCTCGTAGGAGAGGCAAAGCTCTTACTTCTTGATGAGCCTACAGCTGGCGTGGCACCTAAGCTTTCAAGGGATATTTTCCGCACACTTGAGGCATTAAACCGGGAGGGTCTGACAATTTTCGTTATAGAACATCGTCTTGAAGTCCTATTTGACTATGTTGAGAGGGTAATTGTTATGCATGAAGGCCGTGTTCTCACGGAGGGTACCCCCGACGAGGTAGTAAACGATCCACGTGTACTTGATGCTTATCTAGGTGAAGCTTAA
- a CDS encoding ABC transporter ATP-binding protein, producing the protein MNTRILETRKLSGGYADVPIVQDVDVYVEKGEIVALVGPNGAGKSTLLKTIYGIAKVFGGKVVFDSKDVTALPPEKKTMLGMGFVPQTDNVFPDLTVEENLEMGAYLVRDENKIRDAMETIFNIFPALRELRHVLAGSLSGGQQRMVAVGRALMTRPKILLLDEPTAGLAPKIAIELLNTLKTIREEANVSILIVEQHARRALELSDRGYVLVYGKIAAEGLGKEILSRPDLQKLFLGGRRSEVD; encoded by the coding sequence ATGAACACGCGTATTCTTGAAACACGGAAACTAAGTGGTGGATACGCCGATGTTCCTATAGTGCAGGACGTTGATGTATACGTCGAGAAAGGTGAAATAGTGGCACTTGTTGGTCCCAACGGTGCAGGCAAGAGTACGCTCCTCAAGACTATCTATGGGATAGCGAAGGTTTTTGGAGGGAAAGTAGTCTTTGACTCGAAGGATGTGACAGCCCTTCCCCCGGAAAAGAAAACAATGTTAGGAATGGGCTTTGTTCCTCAAACGGATAATGTTTTTCCTGATTTAACCGTTGAAGAGAATCTTGAGATGGGTGCTTACCTAGTACGTGATGAGAACAAAATTAGGGATGCAATGGAGACTATATTTAACATATTTCCGGCACTCCGTGAGCTACGCCACGTATTAGCAGGGTCTCTTAGCGGTGGCCAGCAGAGGATGGTTGCTGTTGGCCGCGCCCTCATGACTAGGCCCAAAATATTGCTCCTTGACGAGCCAACTGCAGGCCTGGCTCCAAAGATAGCCATTGAGTTACTTAACACGCTTAAGACTATACGTGAGGAAGCAAATGTGTCCATACTTATTGTTGAGCAGCATGCTCGCAGGGCCCTCGAGCTATCCGATAGGGGCTATGTCCTTGTCTATGGAAAGATAGCTGCAGAGGGCCTTGGAAAAGAGATCCTTTCCCGCCCTGATCTACAAAAACTCTTCCTTGGTGGTCGTCGCAGTGAAGTAGACTAG
- a CDS encoding branched-chain amino acid ABC transporter permease: MGVFLYGSIGATLNGLLVGSLYGLMGLGLALIYRVTRIPNFAYAEYITYGGYAAAFAASLATGSLGVMLAGLAAIALAAVIALVSDELGFKPLWKRGASSLHLLVASIGIGLVLRYGLLGIVVLFFGTKYLEVATPQRSTTLISIGGIASLTTAHILAIASTIVFAILLWLMFTRTRTGKAMRATASNPILARISGINIFLVRRITWLIAGALAGFSGFVYAYYNVVNPESGWLMLLYIFAAATMGGFTFLGTMISGIILGLAEYYTSFIGDYFIGGVSQYSPIIALITLFLVLLFKPQGVIRMEAFAVRRA, encoded by the coding sequence ATGGGCGTGTTCCTCTATGGCTCAATAGGCGCAACTCTTAACGGTTTACTTGTTGGCAGTCTCTACGGGCTCATGGGGCTGGGATTAGCACTGATATATAGAGTTACGCGAATACCTAACTTTGCCTATGCAGAGTACATAACTTACGGAGGATATGCTGCAGCCTTTGCAGCATCACTTGCTACTGGAAGTCTTGGCGTCATGCTTGCTGGGCTTGCTGCAATAGCTCTGGCAGCGGTTATTGCACTTGTTAGCGACGAGCTAGGATTTAAGCCTCTATGGAAGCGCGGCGCCTCCTCGTTGCACTTGCTAGTAGCCTCTATCGGTATAGGTCTTGTACTAAGATACGGCCTTCTCGGCATAGTTGTGCTGTTCTTCGGTACAAAGTACCTTGAGGTCGCTACTCCTCAGCGTAGTACAACACTCATATCAATCGGAGGAATAGCGTCACTGACTACGGCGCATATACTTGCAATTGCATCAACAATAGTCTTCGCAATATTATTGTGGCTAATGTTCACTAGGACGAGGACCGGTAAGGCTATGAGAGCTACTGCGAGTAACCCCATACTCGCTAGAATTTCGGGCATAAACATATTCCTGGTGAGGAGAATAACTTGGCTAATAGCTGGCGCTCTTGCAGGGTTCTCAGGGTTCGTTTATGCATACTACAATGTAGTTAACCCTGAGAGCGGGTGGCTGATGCTCCTCTATATCTTCGCTGCAGCGACAATGGGCGGATTTACATTCCTTGGCACAATGATCTCTGGCATAATACTCGGACTAGCTGAGTACTATACGAGTTTCATTGGAGACTATTTTATTGGTGGTGTTTCCCAATACTCACCAATAATTGCATTGATAACGCTCTTCCTAGTCCTCTTGTTCAAGCCTCAAGGCGTGATAAGAATGGAGGCATTTGCTGTGAGGAGGGCGTGA